A region from the Natronorubrum halophilum genome encodes:
- a CDS encoding YeaH/YhbH family protein produces the protein MGLRDDLERFREVGEQRREDLADFIQYGDLSGGRGSIQIPVKIVSLPEFEYDQRDKGGVGQGDGGTPDVGQPVGQPQPQPGDDDGEDGEPGEDGGEHEYYEMDPEEFAEELDEELGLDLDPKGKKVIEEKEGPFTDLTRSGPNSTLDFERMFKEGLKRKLAMDFDEEFLKELCKVEGISPREVFEWARGESLPVSMAWVEEAYNEIPDEERGAWASIEEVEENVERESVQQKIRREGIKHVPFRREDERYRHPEIIEEKEKNVVVVNIRDVSGSMREKKRELVERTFTPLDWYLQGKYDNAEFVYIAHDADAWEVERDDFFGIRSGGGTKISSAYELAAELLEEYPWSDWNRYVFAAGDSENSSNDTGERVIPKMEEIPANLHAYVETQPSGNAINATHAEELERHFGTDAEDVAVAYVNNKNDVTDAIYEILSTEGEEHE, from the coding sequence ATGGGACTGAGAGACGACCTCGAACGATTCCGCGAAGTGGGCGAACAGCGCCGCGAGGACCTCGCCGACTTCATTCAGTACGGCGATTTGAGCGGCGGTCGCGGATCGATACAGATCCCGGTCAAGATCGTCTCATTGCCCGAGTTCGAGTACGACCAGCGCGACAAGGGCGGCGTCGGACAGGGCGACGGTGGCACGCCCGACGTCGGCCAGCCGGTCGGTCAACCCCAGCCCCAGCCGGGTGACGACGACGGCGAGGACGGCGAACCCGGCGAGGACGGCGGCGAACACGAGTACTACGAGATGGACCCAGAGGAGTTCGCCGAAGAACTCGACGAGGAACTGGGACTCGACCTCGATCCGAAGGGGAAGAAAGTCATCGAGGAGAAGGAGGGTCCGTTCACGGATCTCACTCGAAGCGGTCCCAACAGCACGCTCGACTTCGAGCGGATGTTCAAAGAGGGGCTCAAGCGAAAGCTCGCGATGGACTTCGACGAGGAGTTCCTAAAGGAGCTGTGCAAGGTCGAGGGGATCAGTCCGCGAGAGGTCTTCGAGTGGGCCCGCGGCGAGAGCCTCCCGGTGTCGATGGCGTGGGTCGAGGAGGCCTACAACGAGATCCCCGACGAGGAACGGGGCGCGTGGGCCTCGATCGAGGAGGTCGAGGAAAACGTCGAGCGCGAGAGCGTCCAGCAGAAGATCCGCCGCGAGGGGATCAAACACGTGCCGTTCCGCCGCGAGGACGAACGATACCGCCACCCCGAGATCATCGAGGAGAAAGAGAAGAACGTCGTGGTCGTCAACATCCGCGACGTCTCGGGGTCGATGCGCGAGAAGAAACGCGAACTCGTCGAGCGGACGTTCACGCCGCTGGATTGGTACCTCCAGGGCAAGTACGACAACGCCGAGTTCGTCTACATCGCCCACGACGCCGACGCCTGGGAGGTCGAACGCGACGACTTCTTCGGCATCCGTAGCGGCGGCGGAACCAAGATCTCGAGCGCGTACGAACTCGCCGCCGAGCTGCTGGAGGAGTACCCCTGGAGCGACTGGAACCGGTACGTCTTCGCCGCGGGCGACTCCGAGAACTCCTCGAACGACACGGGAGAGCGCGTCATTCCCAAGATGGAGGAGATCCCCGCGAACCTTCACGCCTACGTGGAGACCCAGCCAAGCGGCAACGCCATCAACGCGACCCACGCCGAGGAACTCGAGCGTCACTTCGGAACCGACGCCGAGGACGTCGCGGTGGCGTACGTCAACAACAAAAACGACGTGACCGACGCGATCTACGAGATCCTCTCGACGGAGGGTGAAGAACATGAGTAA
- a CDS encoding PrkA family serine protein kinase: MTDNDYVTEADRTLEETYEEPMSLAAYVDRVFENPTIASHASKYLLEAIEAAGTRTVVEEGEEKERYRFFDDPHNDGEHAILGNTEVLNGFVDDLRSIAAGRAKDEKIIWFEGPTATGKSELKRCLVNGLREYSKTPEGRRYTVEWNVTTAESGERGLSYGGDDPAAMDDQHWYESPVQAHPLSVFPDAVRKRVLADLNDDLADHVPVRVDAKLDPFSREAYDFLEERYRREGKEALFSAITDDDHLRVKNYVVDIGQGVGVLHSEDDGPPKERLVGSWMHGMLQELDSRGRKNPQAFSYDGVLSQGNGVLTIVEDAAQHADLLQKLLNVPDEQSVKLDKGIGMDVDTQMLIISNPDLEAQLNQHADRNGMDPLKALKRRLDKHQFGYLTNLSLECELIRRELTNEKSVWEADSYDELEARIREPVRVTVKGQDGETRTEEFAPHAIEAAALYAVATRLDEENLPNGLDLVDKALIFDQGYLQEGDSRREKDEFDFDGEAHDGEHGIPVTYTRDTLAELLQADRDRHHSDLPVEDIVMPRDVLNTMAEGLADAPVFSTGERSEFENRIVPVKNYIFDRQESDVIEAIMHDKRVDEETVADYVEQVYAWETDEPLYNDRGERVEPDPLKMKLFEIEHLGRFSEAEYEGNLPRESVRNFRREKVITSLNRHAWEHRDEDFAVEDVDLTAIPVIKSVLESHDWDDVERTFEDFDPRQWDDPPSGTETATVKERTIETMVDRFDYSAASAELTSRHVMGQVSYRWD; encoded by the coding sequence ATGACCGACAACGACTACGTCACTGAGGCTGACCGCACGCTAGAGGAGACCTACGAGGAGCCGATGAGCCTCGCGGCGTACGTCGATCGGGTCTTCGAAAACCCGACGATCGCGTCCCACGCCTCGAAGTACCTGCTCGAGGCGATCGAGGCCGCCGGCACGCGCACCGTGGTCGAGGAGGGCGAGGAGAAGGAGCGCTACCGCTTCTTCGACGACCCGCACAACGACGGCGAACACGCGATCCTCGGCAACACCGAAGTGTTGAACGGGTTCGTCGACGACCTTCGATCGATCGCCGCGGGCCGGGCGAAAGACGAGAAGATCATCTGGTTCGAGGGGCCGACCGCGACGGGCAAGTCGGAGCTCAAGCGCTGTCTGGTCAACGGGCTGCGCGAGTACTCGAAGACGCCCGAGGGCCGACGCTACACCGTCGAGTGGAACGTGACGACCGCCGAGTCCGGCGAGCGAGGACTGAGCTACGGCGGCGACGACCCCGCCGCGATGGACGACCAACACTGGTACGAGAGCCCCGTCCAGGCGCACCCGCTGTCCGTCTTTCCGGACGCCGTTCGGAAACGGGTGCTCGCGGACCTCAACGACGACCTCGCGGACCACGTCCCGGTCCGGGTCGACGCGAAACTCGATCCGTTCTCGCGGGAGGCGTACGACTTCCTCGAGGAGCGATACCGGCGGGAGGGCAAAGAAGCGCTGTTCTCGGCGATCACCGACGACGACCACCTCCGGGTGAAAAACTACGTCGTCGACATCGGCCAGGGCGTCGGCGTCCTCCACTCGGAGGACGACGGGCCGCCCAAGGAACGGCTCGTCGGCTCGTGGATGCACGGCATGCTCCAGGAGCTAGATTCCCGCGGGCGCAAGAACCCGCAGGCGTTTTCCTACGACGGCGTGCTCTCGCAGGGTAACGGCGTTCTCACGATCGTCGAGGACGCGGCCCAGCACGCCGACCTCCTCCAGAAGCTGCTGAACGTCCCCGACGAACAGTCCGTCAAACTGGACAAGGGGATCGGGATGGACGTCGATACCCAGATGCTGATCATCTCGAACCCCGACCTCGAGGCCCAGCTCAACCAGCACGCCGACCGAAACGGGATGGACCCGCTGAAGGCGCTCAAGCGCCGCCTCGACAAACACCAGTTCGGCTACCTGACGAACCTGAGCCTCGAGTGTGAACTGATCCGTCGCGAGCTGACGAACGAAAAATCGGTCTGGGAGGCCGACAGCTACGACGAACTCGAGGCGCGGATCCGCGAACCGGTGCGGGTGACGGTCAAAGGACAGGACGGCGAAACGCGAACGGAGGAGTTCGCTCCACACGCGATCGAGGCGGCCGCGCTGTACGCGGTCGCCACCCGACTCGACGAGGAGAACCTCCCCAACGGCCTCGATCTGGTCGACAAGGCGCTGATCTTCGACCAGGGCTACCTCCAGGAGGGCGACTCGCGCCGGGAGAAAGACGAGTTCGACTTCGACGGCGAAGCCCACGACGGCGAACACGGGATTCCGGTTACCTACACGCGGGATACCCTCGCGGAACTGCTTCAGGCCGACCGGGATCGCCACCACTCCGACCTCCCGGTCGAGGACATCGTGATGCCTCGAGACGTGTTGAACACGATGGCCGAAGGGCTCGCCGACGCACCGGTCTTCTCGACGGGCGAGCGCTCGGAGTTCGAAAACCGGATCGTGCCCGTGAAAAACTACATCTTCGATCGACAGGAGAGCGACGTCATCGAGGCGATCATGCACGACAAACGCGTCGACGAGGAGACCGTCGCCGACTACGTCGAACAGGTCTACGCGTGGGAAACCGACGAACCGCTGTACAACGACCGCGGCGAACGCGTCGAGCCGGATCCGCTGAAGATGAAGCTCTTCGAGATCGAGCACCTCGGCCGCTTTTCGGAGGCCGAGTACGAGGGGAACCTCCCGCGGGAGAGCGTCCGGAACTTCCGTCGGGAGAAGGTGATCACGTCGCTGAATCGCCACGCGTGGGAACACCGCGACGAGGATTTCGCCGTCGAGGACGTCGACCTCACCGCGATTCCCGTGATCAAGTCGGTCCTCGAGAGCCACGACTGGGACGATGTCGAGCGGACCTTCGAGGACTTCGATCCGCGCCAGTGGGACGACCCGCCGAGCGGAACGGAGACGGCGACGGTCAAAGAACGGACGATCGAAACGATGGTCGACCGCTTCGATTACTCGGCGGCGTCGGCCGAGCTAACCAGTCGACACGTCATGGGACAGGTGAGTTACAGATGGGACTGA
- a CDS encoding PrkA family serine protein kinase, translated as MTGDIETLEKLSTDYKESMPADLRETKSFDWYLEAVYEDPKITRNAHQRVADMFDYYGTNYDETEGVVEYQIASEDPLNDGENTFYGKVIHQSIHEFVNKVKSGARRLGPERRIKLLLGPVGSGKSHFDKQVRKYFEDYTLREDGRMYTFRWNNLCDVVKDQDPADDTVRSPMNQDPLVLLPLEQRQRVIDDLNERLDAPYTIQNEQALDPESEFYMDRLLAHYDDDLQQVLENHVEIIRLVADENKRQGLETFEPKDKKNQDETELTGDVNYSKIAIYGESDPRAFDYSGAFCNANRGIFSGEELLKLQREFLYDFLHATQEQTIKPKNNPRIDIDQVIVGRTNMPEYKDKKGDEKMEAFNDRTKRIDFPYVLSYEDEASIYNKMLTNADVPDINVEPHTLEMAGLFGVLTRIEEPDTETVDLLSKAKAYNGEIDEGDDIDIKKLREEAEGKAEIGEGMVGISPRFIGDEIAEAIMDSKHRQRGFLSPLTVFNFFEENLEHHGSIPEDNFEKYYRYLETVREEYKERAIEDVRHALAYDIDEIQRQGEKYMDHVMAYIDDDTIEDELTGREQEPDETFLRSVEEKLDIPEDRKEDFRQEVSNWVSRRAREGEAFNPQDNERLRRALERKLWEDKKHNINFSALVSANEFDDDERSSWIDALMEQGYSEGGAKEVLEFAGAEVAKTEMED; from the coding sequence ATGACCGGTGATATCGAGACACTCGAGAAGCTTAGTACGGATTACAAGGAATCGATGCCCGCGGACCTGCGGGAAACCAAGTCCTTCGACTGGTACCTAGAGGCAGTCTACGAGGACCCGAAGATCACCCGCAACGCCCACCAACGGGTCGCGGATATGTTCGACTACTACGGGACGAACTACGACGAGACCGAAGGGGTCGTCGAGTACCAGATCGCCTCGGAGGACCCGCTGAACGACGGTGAGAACACCTTCTACGGAAAGGTGATCCACCAGTCGATTCACGAGTTCGTCAACAAGGTCAAGTCGGGTGCCCGCCGGCTCGGTCCGGAACGGCGGATCAAGCTCCTGCTCGGGCCGGTCGGCTCCGGGAAGTCCCACTTCGACAAGCAGGTCCGGAAATACTTCGAGGACTACACGCTCCGCGAGGACGGACGGATGTACACCTTCCGCTGGAACAACCTCTGTGACGTCGTCAAGGACCAGGATCCCGCCGACGACACCGTTCGGTCCCCGATGAACCAGGACCCGCTCGTCCTCCTGCCCCTGGAGCAGCGCCAGCGCGTGATCGACGACCTGAACGAGCGCCTCGATGCACCCTACACGATCCAGAACGAGCAGGCTCTCGACCCCGAAAGCGAGTTCTACATGGACCGGCTGCTCGCCCACTACGACGACGACCTCCAGCAGGTTCTCGAGAACCACGTCGAGATCATCCGGCTCGTCGCCGACGAGAACAAGCGCCAGGGCCTCGAGACGTTCGAGCCAAAGGACAAGAAGAATCAGGACGAGACGGAGCTGACGGGCGACGTCAACTACTCGAAGATCGCCATCTACGGCGAGTCCGACCCGCGCGCCTTCGACTACTCCGGCGCGTTCTGTAACGCGAACAGGGGGATTTTCAGCGGGGAAGAGCTCCTGAAGCTCCAGCGCGAGTTCCTCTATGACTTCCTGCACGCGACCCAGGAGCAGACGATCAAGCCCAAGAACAACCCCCGGATCGACATCGACCAGGTGATCGTCGGACGGACGAACATGCCCGAGTACAAGGACAAGAAGGGCGACGAGAAGATGGAGGCCTTCAACGACCGCACCAAGCGGATCGACTTCCCGTACGTCCTCTCCTACGAGGACGAGGCCAGCATCTACAACAAGATGCTCACCAACGCCGACGTCCCCGACATCAACGTCGAGCCGCACACGCTCGAGATGGCGGGCCTCTTCGGCGTCCTCACGCGGATCGAAGAACCCGACACCGAAACCGTCGATCTGCTCTCGAAGGCGAAGGCGTACAACGGCGAGATCGACGAGGGCGACGATATCGATATCAAGAAGCTCCGCGAGGAGGCCGAAGGGAAAGCCGAGATCGGCGAAGGGATGGTCGGCATCTCGCCCCGCTTCATCGGCGACGAGATCGCCGAGGCGATCATGGACTCCAAACACCGTCAGCGCGGCTTCCTCTCGCCGCTTACGGTGTTCAACTTCTTCGAGGAGAACCTAGAGCACCACGGCTCCATTCCCGAAGACAACTTCGAGAAGTACTACCGCTACCTCGAGACCGTGCGCGAGGAGTACAAGGAGCGAGCCATCGAGGACGTCCGCCACGCGCTGGCCTACGACATCGACGAGATCCAGCGCCAGGGCGAGAAGTACATGGACCACGTGATGGCCTACATCGACGACGACACCATCGAGGACGAACTCACGGGCCGCGAGCAAGAGCCCGACGAGACCTTCCTGCGGTCGGTCGAGGAGAAACTCGACATCCCCGAGGATCGAAAGGAAGACTTCCGCCAGGAGGTGTCGAACTGGGTCTCCCGGCGCGCTCGCGAGGGCGAGGCGTTCAACCCGCAGGACAACGAGCGACTGCGTCGCGCACTCGAGCGAAAGCTCTGGGAGGACAAGAAGCACAACATCAACTTCTCCGCGCTGGTGAGCGCCAACGAGTTCGACGACGACGAGCGCTCCTCGTGGATCGACGCGCTGATGGAACAGGGCTACTCCGAGGGTGGAGCCAAGGAAGTACTCGAGTTCGCCGGCGCGGAGGTCGCCAAAACAGAGATGGAAGACTAA
- a CDS encoding DUF5820 family protein yields the protein MTNSDADPDPPLSSLQNGWDVWSHGEDGRLVLAYRPDVFNGDDFPAPCLPTLYVTRGKRTRRPGTNPTSRGDDDDWYVTFYLEPDVSAENERFSTRSDALERALELARAFADGEIDYRGLYQVPREMYFERLDELTDSGDEDEESSAEPA from the coding sequence ATGACGAACTCGGACGCCGATCCCGACCCGCCGCTCTCGTCCCTCCAGAACGGGTGGGACGTCTGGAGTCACGGCGAGGACGGGAGACTCGTGCTCGCGTACCGGCCGGACGTCTTCAACGGCGATGACTTCCCAGCCCCCTGCTTGCCGACGCTCTATGTGACCCGCGGCAAGCGGACCCGCCGTCCCGGAACCAACCCGACCAGTCGGGGTGACGATGACGACTGGTACGTGACGTTCTATCTCGAGCCCGACGTTTCGGCCGAGAACGAACGGTTTTCGACGCGGAGTGACGCACTCGAGCGCGCGCTCGAACTCGCTCGAGCGTTCGCCGACGGTGAGATCGACTACCGGGGGCTCTACCAGGTTCCCCGCGAGATGTACTTCGAGCGACTGGACGAACTGACCGACTCCGGCGACGAAGACGAGGAATCGAGCGCCGAACCGGCGTGA